In Marinitoga litoralis, the genomic stretch CAAATAATGGATGATGGAAGATTAACAGATTCACAAGGAAGAGTAGTAGACTTTAGAAATTCTATTATCATTATGACAAGTAATTTGGGTAGTGAAGTTATTAATAAGACTAAGAGATTTATGGGATTTGTAGATGAAGAAACGGAAGAAAGTAAATATAAGGAAATAAAGCAATCTGTTATGGAAGAAGTAAAAAAAGCATTTAAACCAGAATTTTTAAATAGATTAGATGAAATGGTAGTTTTCCATTCATTAACTAAGAATGATATGAAAGAAATAATAAAAATCCAATTAAATGATTTAGAGAAAAGATTAAAGGAAAAAGATTTACATATAAGATTAAAGGATGAAGCAGTTGATTTTCTTATTGAAAAAGGGTTTGATCCGATTTTTGGTGCTAGACCATTAAAAAGAGCTATTCAAAGATATTTAGAAGATCCTTTAGCAGAAGAAATATTAAAAGGTAGATTTAAAGAAGGAGATAAAGTAATTATTGAAGTGAAAAAAGGAAATATATATTTTAAAAAAGGAAGAACTACGGCTAAACAAAAGCAGAAGGTGCTATAATGGCTAAAAAGAATCAAAATTATTTTGTTTGTTCAGATTGTGGATATGAAAGTACAAAATGGTTTGCAAAATGTCCTTCATGTAATGAATGGAATACCGCGGTAGAATATACCGCGGATATTTCTAATGATAATACAAATATAAATGTCGAACCTTCAGAAATATTATTTTTAAACGATGAAATTAAAGAACCTATAAAAATTGATACTGGTTTTAAAGAATTAAACGAAATATTAAAAGGTGGATTAGTAGAAAGTGCAGTATATTTACTTGCCGGTGAGCCCGGTATTGGTAAAAGTACATTTTTAACACAATTATCTTCAAATATTGCGGAAAAAAAATCTGTTATATATGTTTCCGGGGAAGAATCTGCTGAACAAGTATTTCAAAGGTTTAAAAGGATAGGATTAAAGAGTAATAAGAAAAATATAGGATTAGTTTTTGAAAACTCATTAGAAAAATTAATTTCATTAATAGAAAAATTAGATAATATACCTGATATACTATTAATTGATTCTATACAAACTATAAAATCTTATAATTTTTCTTCTTATGCTGGTAGTGTTTTGCAAGTAAAAGAGGTTACTAGATATTTATCAGAATATTGTAAGAAAAAGGGGATTACATTAATTATAGTAGGACATGTAACAAAAGATGGATTAATAGCGGGACCTAAAATTTTAGAACATATGGTAGACGCAGTGTTGCAATTTGAGTTAGAAAAAACTTCCGGACTTAGAATGTTAAGAATATTAAAGAATAGATATGGGCCTACTGATGAAATATTAATGTTTGAAATGACTCAAAAAGGTTTAAATCCAATATCGGAATATACTCAATATTTTTTAAAAGATTACAAAAATGCATCAGGGAATGTTTTGACTATAGTAAAAGAAGGAAGTAAATTAATACCCATAGAAATTCAAGCATTGGTTAGTAAGCCAGTTTATGGTAATCCAAGAAGAGTAACTTCAGGTGCTCCATTAGATAGATTACTAATGATTATTGCTGTTTTGAGTAAAAGATTAAGATTACCAATTGAGTCTAAAGATATATTCTTAAGCACTGCGGGAGGATTCAAAATATCTGATACATCAAGTGATTTAGCAATTGCATATGCTTTACTTTCTTCTCTTTTTGATATATCAACTAGTAGCTCAATAATTGTTTTTGGTGAAATTGGACTTGATGGAAATATCAGAAATATACGAGACTTAGAAAAAAGAATAGAATTTGCTAATAAACTAGGAATAGAAAAAATTGTAATACCTAATTTTAAAGTAAAATATGACAATGTAATTTCTATATCAAATTTAAATGATTTAGTAAAAAAATTTTTCGCATGATGGAGTGATAATATGAAAGAAATATTTATAGAAGTATTAAACTTACTTGCTCCTGGAAAAAAACTTAGAAATGGTATTGACTTAATAATTTCTGCGAATTTAGGCGCTTTGATATTTTTAACTGATAACGCAGAAGAACATATGAATAATGGTTTAATACAATTAGGTTTTGTTATAGACGTGGATTTTGAACCAGAAAGATTATATGAATTAGCCAAAATGGATGGGGCAATTGTTTTGAATAAGGATGCTACTAGGATATTATATGCAAATGTCCAATTAAACCCTTCAAGTGATATACCAAGTTTTCAAACGGGAATGAGACATAGAACTGCTGAAAGAATGGCTAAACAAACAAATGAAGTACTTATTGCTGTATCAAAAAGAAGAAATCAAGTTTCTTTGTATAAGGGGAATTTTAGTAGAGTATTATATCCAGAAACAATTATATTTCCAAGATTAAACCAAGAAATTTCCGTAGCACAAAGGTATAGACAAACATTTTTTGACCTATTATCAGAAATTAATATTTCTGAAATGGAAAATAGAGTTATATTATATAATGTAGTAGATGCAATATCAAAAGGTTTTATGACATTAAAAGTAGCAGAAAAAGCAGAAAAATATTTATTAGAATTAGGAGAAGCTGCCGAAAGTTCTAGGTTAGAAATTAATGAGATAAATAGGATTACACCTAAATATTTAGGGGCTTTAATAATGGACTATTCAAAAAATTTATTGGATTTTCAATATCCACAAGAGGCTTTAACTTTGTTTGATGGATTTGATACAGAAGACTTTTTAAATATGAAATTAATATCAGAAAAATTAGGATATGAAATAGAAACAGAAAATGATTTGGAAGAATATTTTGTTTCGCCTAGAGGGTTTAGATTATTATATTCAACAAGGATTCCATCAATAATCGTTAGAAATGTTGTAGAAACATTTAAAAACTTAGATACCCTTATGAAAGCTAATATTGATGAGTTAATAAATGTACCAGGGATAGGTAAAAAGCGTGCAGAGAGAATAAGTAGAGCTATAAGAAGGAAAAATGAATTTTCAGAAAAAATATCATCTGAAGCAGGTGAAAATAAATGAAGATTATTAATAACAATAAGCAAGCTACATATCAATATCATATTTTAGAAAAATATGAAGCAGGGATTGAATTAAAAGGTTCTGAAGTTAAATCTTTAAGAGAAGGAAGAGTTAACTTAAAAGATGCTTTTTGTAAAATTGAAAAAGGAGAAATATTTTTATATAACGCACATATTAGTCAATATAAAAATGCTTCATTATTTAATCATGATCCAGAAAGACCAAGAAGATTATTGATGCATAAATATGAGATATTAAAATTAGATCAAAAAGTAAAAGAAAAAGGATTAACTATTATTCCTTTAAAAATGTATTTTAATGAAAAAGGATTGGCTAAAGTTGAAATAGCATTGGTAAAAGGAAAGAAATTATATGACAAAAGAGAAGATATTGCTAAAAGAGATATGGAAAGAAGATTGAGAAAAAGCATTAAATATGATATGTGAGGTGTAATATGAACGGAGCTAAAGCAATTGAAATGAAAGGGGTTACAAGAAATTTTGGAGATGTAATAGCTTTAAATAATATAGACTTTGAAGTGGATGAAGGCAAGATAGTTGGATTATTAGGTCCTAATGGTGCCGGAAAGTCAACTTTAATGAAGATTGTTTCTACTCTTATTTTACCTTCATCTGGAGAAGTTAAATCTTTTGGATATGATGTAGTAAAAGAAAAAAATAAAGTAAGGAATTTTATTAGCTTAGTTTCAGATTATACTGTTTTAGAGGATGAATTAACACCATATGAAAATCTTATTCTTTTTGGGAAAATAAGTAATGTAAAAGGAGATTTAAAAAAAAGAGCATTAAATCTTTTAGAAGATTTTGGACTAACTCAATATAAGAATAGACTAACAAAAAATTTATCATCAGGAAATAAACAAAAATTAAATATAGCTAGATCTTTAATTAAAGATCCCAAATTATTATTATTAGATGAACCAACAATAGCTATTGATGTAGAAACTTCTAGATTCATTAGAGAATATATATTAGATCAAAATTTGAAGAATAATAAGACTATTTTAATCTCTTCACATTATATGTGGGAAGTGGAACAAATAGCTTCAGAGATAGCTATTTTAGTTGATGGGAAAATAATTATTCAGGATAAAATGATTAATATTATGAAAAAATTTGAAGATGAATTATCTATTTTTGAAGTCGAATTAGAAAGTTCAGATTATTTTTCGAAAATAGAAGAATTAAAAAATAATGAAAATATTAGTGGTGTAAAGGTTATATCTTCTACTACTGTTATTATTGAAACGCCAATAAAAAATATTGAGTTTAGTAAATTATTAAAAGACAATAATATTAAATGTACATATAGAAATATGAAATTATCTTTAGAAGATGTATATTCTTATGTAATTAAAGGGAGATTTTAATGGATAGATTAGATAAATTTTTAGTAAACGCTAAAGTTGGATCAAGAAGTGAAGTGAAAAAATTAATAAAAAAAGGATTAATTAAGGTTAATGGTGAGATAATAAAAAAATTTGATTATAAGGTGTCAAATGAAGATATTATAGAATATAATAATGAAGTTGTTGAGGGAAGTAGATTAGTATACATAATGATAAATAAACCAATAGGTTATTTATCTTCTACATATGATTCTAGAGATAAATATGTGTTACAATTGATAGATCATAAATTCAAAGATGAATTATCTATTGCAGGAAGATTAGATAAAGATGCTCATGGGCTTCTTTTCTTAACAAATGATGGAGGACTTGTTCATAAAATAATATCTCCTAATAAAAATATTTTTAAAACATATGAGGTTAAAGTTGAAGGAGATATTACAAAAGAAAAATTAAAAAAATTGGAAAATGGAATTGATTTAAAAGATTTTACTACAAAACCAGCAATTATTGAAAAAGTAGAAGATAATATAATTACAATAAAAATCTCTGAAGGAAAATATCATCAGATAAAAAGAATGATGAAAGCTGTTGGACTAACTGTAGTTGATTTAAAAAGAATAGCTATAGGAAATTTATGTTTGGGAGACTTAAAAGAAGGAGAATGGATTGAAATTGAAAAACCAAATATTTTCAATAACAACTCCCCAGAATAAATAGTATCCTAAAGGTACTTTTTCTTTTTTTGAAAAGATTAAAGATAAAATTACTGAAAAAATTAATATATAAAAAATATTATATCCATAGAATAACGATAATCCAAATAATAATTTTATGTCTCCAAATCCTAATTTATCTTTTTTTGAATAAGGTAATAATATCAAAAGGATTATTATACTTATGGTCAAATTAATAAAATTTGTATTTATTATTCCTATTAAAATTATTGAATAATTAAAAATATCAGGAATATAAAAAGTATTAAAATCAATGAATGCAATCATACCCATTAATAATATTAATATATTAATTTTCCCATATAAAACTACTCCCAAAATAATTGGGAGTAGTATTTTTTTATTTAATTTAAGAGAGTTTATTATTATAAATATGTCTTCTTTAATCCAAGAAAACAGATTTTTCATCATCATTTAAATATTCTTCTAGAATATTTTTTACTCCATAATAATACCAAGAATATTTATCTTTTAACTCTTTTATAAGTTGTCTAGCCTCCTCGCTTCTTCCAGATTTAATCAATGGAACAGTCAATAATAATTTAAAGTGTTCATAATTATCGTTTTTGTTTAAGAATTTCGTTATAAATTTCTCTACTTTATCATATTTACCATTTTGGAACATTATTTTAGACCAAATTTCCAAATCGCTAACATATTCTGGTTGTGAAACTGAAATTTCTTCTTTTAATTCTTCTGCTTCAATATTTCTTTCTAATTTTCTATATATTTCCATTAATTCATATTTAGCTAAAATGCTTTTTGGATATTTGTGTAAGAATTTTTCTAAAATTCTAGCTGCATTTTTAAGATTTCCACTTTGTCTATATGCGTCAGCAATCATAAAATAAGTAACGGTATTTTCTGGCATTAATTCAACTTCTTTTAGCCATACTTCTGCAGCTTTTTCAAATTCTCCTAAATTAAAATATGTTTCTCCTAATTCTGCTAATGCTGCCACATTCCAAGGATCTTGTTTAACTGCTAGCTCTAAATATTTTTTTCCTTCATCAAAATTACCTTCTTCAATTAATACTGAACCGAGTATTTCATAAGCAGGTGTATAATTTGGGTCTATTTCAATCATGAATTTAACAATTTTTTTTAATTCGTCAAAATTATGATGATCTGCGTAATCTAAAATAACGTCATATAATTCGTTTAATGTAGAATGATTAAAATCAGAAGGTTTTAAATTGAATTCATTTAAATATTTAATGAATTCAGAAAAAATGAAAGGTTTGGTAACAAAATTAGATAATATTCCTGGTATATACTCAGAAAATTTCTTAATTTTATTAGCCTCAACCATTAATTTTTCATTTGACTTTAAATCAGCTATCATTAAATCTAAATCTCCTTCATACATAACATCAGCTAATATAACTGGAAAAACTGTTAAAGTATTTATTTCTATTTTTTCTCCATTTAAATCGAATATTGCAATTGTTTTCATAAAATCACCCCTTTATATTTTAATATTGATGTAATTATATTTTATCATTTTTTACATAAAATAATAAATGTTATTTTTTATTGTAAGTTTTAATTTTAATAAAATGATTATGATTATATAGTATTAGTTATAAAAATCTAAAAGTATAGGATGGTAATATATGAAGTTATTTCGATATGTGGGTTATTTTTTTATATTAATTTTAATATATTCATTTTTTTTAGAACCTTTTTCTATTAAAAAAAGTAATTTGAATATTGATATTCCAGAATTTGAATCAAATATAAAAATCATTCATATTACTGATCTTCATATGTATAAATATATATTTTTTCATGATAAAATATTGAATATTATTAGGGAAGAAAAACCAGATATTATTTTATATACAGGAGATTCAATTATAAAAAATACAGATAAAGATGATCTAAAAAAGTTTTTTGAAGAGTTAAGTAAAATAGCCCCAGTATATGTGGTATATGGGAATTGGGATTATTATAATTTAGAAATGGTAAATGAAGTATACAATCAAAAAAATATACATATTATAAATAATAATACTATAAGTATATATTTTGATGATTTTTCATTAAAATTAATAGGTCTTCCAATTTATAAAAAAATAGAATATATTGATACTACTCCAGCAAGTTATACTATAGCACTTGAGCATATACCAGATACAATATTTTATAATAAAGAAATATTTGATCAAGCTAACTTGATTTTAGCTGGCCATACACATGGAGGCCAAGTTTACATACCTTTTCTAACAAAATACTTTATAAAAAAATATTCTTTTTATTTGAGAGGCAAAGTTAACTTTAATGAAAACAAAATAATGTATATTAATAGAGGGTTGGGTGCTTGGTTTAATATTAGATTTTTAGCTCCTCCAGAAATTTTGATTATAACTTTAAATTAAATTTTAATATAATTGTTTATTAAAATATAAATTATTCCTTGACTATGAAAAGAGAATATGTTATAATTTTCCAGACAAAAAAATTATAATATAGAGGTGAAATGCATGAAAAAAGGAATACACCCTGAAATGAAACTTATCACTGTTAAATGTGCATGTGGTGCTGAACATCAAATGTATAGTACAGAAGATAACTTCCGTGTGGATGTTTGTTCTAAATGTCATCCATTCTTCTTAGGGGAAACAAGTTCTCAAATTATTGATACAGAAGGAAGAGTTCAAAAGTTCAAAAACAAATACTCAAAATTTCTTAACTCATAAGTGGGAGGATAACCTCCCATATTATTATATATAAATTATTTTATGGAGGTAGTACTTGTGGCTAAAAGTATGGCATTTGGCGAAACTGTTAAAGTAACTGTTAAGGACATTAAAAAATTCGGAGCATTTGTTACACTAGAATCTGGAGAAGAGGGATTTATTCACATTTCAAAGATTTCAAATGACTATGTTAAAAACATCTCAGACTTTTTAAAAGTTGGACAAGAACTCGAAGGAAAAATCATTGGGAAAACTAAAGATGGGAAAGTAGAACTCTCCTTGAAAACCGAAGATATTCAAAAACAACCAGAAGAAAAGAAAGACGATGAATTCGAAAAGAAACTTACAAGATTCTTAAAAGACAGCGACAGAAAATTATCTGAATACTCAAGAAGACTCGAAAAGAAAAGAGGTGGCAAGGGGAAAAGATAATATTTAATATTTTAGGGGGATTAAGGCAGCTAATAAGCTGCCTTATTTTTTTTCACTTGAAGACGATGATTTAGAATCAGTTATATAATAGCCGCTACCTTTAAAAGATATTCCTATTTTACCGATACTTTTTCTTGCTTTTGAGCCACACTTTTCGCAATAAACTTCGTGTTCTTCATTCATGCCATGCATTATAGTGAATTCATGTTCGCAATTTTCGCAAACATATCTATATATTGGCATTCAATCACCTCCCAGGTCATTATATATTATCTGTAGTTATTTTAGCAATAATTTGTTTAAAAAGTATTTCACATAATTTAACTTCATACAACAAAAGAAAATATAAATTCTTTTTTTTACTTGAATTATCAAAAGTTTTAGTGTATAATATTTTTTGAGATAAAAGAATTATATCAAAGGAGGAATATGAAGTGTCAATTCTAACAGTATTAGCAGTATTAGTTCATATCGCGTTATCTATAGCTTTAATTTACTTTGCATTACAAAGAATGCAAAAAAATGCTGAATTAGGTGGAGCATTTGGTTCAGGTGCTTCTCATACAATGTTTGGAAGAGAAAAAGGATTTGATCCTGCAGCAAAAATGGCTTTATGGGCAGGTATATTATTTATGGTATCTTGTTTTGTAGTAGCAGCACTTCTTGCGAGGTGAATAAATAGTGGATTTTGAAAAACAATTCGAAATAATAAAAAGAAATACAGTTGATCTTATTACAGATGATGATTTAAAAGAACGTTTGAAATCCAAAAAGACTTTAAGAGTTAAGTTAGGTGTGGATCCATCTAGACCTGATCTACATTTAGGTCATGCTGTTGTTTTAAAAAAATTAAGAGAATTTCAAGATTTAGGTCACCAGGTAGTGTTAATTATTGGAGATTTCACTGCTAGAATAGGTGACCCATCAGGTCGTTCTAAGACTAGACCAATGCTTACTAAAGAAGAAGTAGAAAAAAATGCAGAGTCATATAAAAAACAAGCATTTAAGATTTTAGATCCAGAAAAAACAGAAATTAGATATAATGGCGAATGGTTAGATAAAATGTCTTTCTATGATGTTATTAAATTATCTTCCAATTATACTGTTGCCAGAATGTTAGAAAGAGACGATTTTGCTAAAAGATTAGCTAATAATGAACCTATTAGTGTGTCTGAATTTATGTATCCATTAGCACAAGCTTACGATTCTGTTATGGTAGAAGCAGATGTAGAAATTGGAGGTACAGATCAATTATTTAATCTTTTAGTTGGTAGAAAAATACAAGAAGCATATGGTCAAAAACCTCAAGTTGTATTAACAATGCCTATAATTGAGGGTACTGATGGAAGTTTAAAAATGAGTAAGTCATATGATAATTACATTGCTTTTGAAGATGAGCCATTTGATATGTATGGAAAGGTTATGTCTATTCCAGATACTTTAATATTAAAGTACATGAGATTGGCAACCGATATACCAGAAGAGAAGATTTTAGAATATGAAGAAAAAATGAAAAATAATTCTATTAACCCAAGAGATATAAAAATGGTTTTGGCTCATGAAATTGTTAAATTCTTCCATGGGGAAGAAAAAGCTAATTATGCTCAAAACGAATTTATTAAAGTCTTTCAAAAGAAAGATATTCCAGATGAAATGGAAGAAATAATAGTTGAAAATAATGTTTCAGTTATTGATTTATTAATGAGAACAAAAAGTGTTTCAAGCAAAAGTGAAGCAAAACGGCTTATTAATCAAGGTGCTGTTAAATTAAATGATGAAAAAATCAATGATCCATTCCAATTATTAGAGATTAAAGGTGATGAAATCTTAAGAATTGGGAAAAGGAGATTTTTTAAACTTAAAACAAATTAAAAATTTTTCTATTTTTATAGTATAATAATATAGGTGTGGTTTAAAAACAAAAAAATTCAAAATTTAAAAGAGGGGGTAGAGCGTATGCGTAAAACATTATTAGTAGTAGCATTAGTTCTTTTTGGAGTGTTATCATTTGCTTTTAAGGATGTGCCTGCAGATCATTGGGCATATGATTATGTAATGGATTTAGCTAACAGAGGAATTTTACCTATGGAAGACAATTTTAATCCGGATGTTGTATTAACAAAAGCAGAAATTGCTGTATTATTATCTGACACATTAACTTATTTAGAAAATGATCCAGTTTTAGCAAAAGCAGAAGATATTAAAAGAGTAGAAGAAGTTATGAAGATGTTAGATATGAAATTAGGGGATGTTGCATTTTCTGTTGAAGCATTAAAAGGTGAAATTGATAATGTAAAAACAGCAAATGCAAGAAATTTCTTAGAATTAAAATATACTGTATTGGATTTATCCGACAGATTAAATGTATTACCTCAATTAAAAGATGATGTTGCAGTAAATATTGAAAACATTGATGGATTATGGGAAGAATTAGATATGGTTAAATCAGATTTAGACTATGTTTCAGGTATGAATGTTAAAGAACATGAGATGTTAAAAGATATGTTAGCAGGAAAAGCAGATAAAGAAGAATTAGATGCTTTATCAAAAGATTTAACAAAAGCTATGAATGAATTAGAAACATTAACTAAAGTAGCTTATAGAGCATTTAATAATGCTGATATGATTTTAGAAGATATGTTAGCTATGCAAGAAGATTTATATGAATTAGAAGAAAAAGTTAATGAAGTTTCACCAGCAAAATTAGGTGCTATTGAATCAGCAGTAACAGCTAATCAAAATGTATTAATCACATTATCAAAATCAAATAAAGAATTAGCAGGAAAAGTTGAAATGCATGAAGAAAAATTAAATACAGTAGAAGATTCAGCTTCAAAAGCAAATATTATGTCATTAGTTGCTTTATTAGTTGCAGGTGTTGCATTAGTTGTTCCTTTCGTAGTAAAATAATATATCAACTGAATAATTAATTTAACGTTAAAAACTCTTGACTTTTATTTACAAATATGATAGAATAATTACAGTTTATTACAAATAAAATTTATATTTAAGGAGGTTGTTTGCATGAAGAAAGTATTAGTATTATTAGTAGCTTTATTTGCAGTAGCTATGTTTGCTACAACAAATGCAAATGTATCAACAGAAGCTTGGGTGCAAGGAAGTGTTACATTTACTTTAGGGTTCGACGAAAATGGATTAGATCTTAACTTTAGTCAATATGATAACGATCAAGGCTATACATTGCACACAGGTATTTACGTAACAGTACCTACAGGTGTAAATGCAGATGGTTCAGCAACATTATCTGCAAATGTTTCAGGTGGTTTTGGATTAGATAGCTGGACAACATTTGGAATTGATAATATGAGTTATGAGGACGCAAATGTAAAGTTGTATTTAGCTAACTCTCCATATTATGACACATTCTCCTCATACACAGTTGCAAATTATGATAATAATTATGATGGTTTAACAGATGCTCCTTTAGGCGCACACTATGCAGAATTAACAGTAAAACCATTAGGATTAGATGTATTATATGTTGATTTAAACTCTTCCTATGATGTTACTGATCATTCAACATCTACAAAAGATGCTTCATTCTTAAATTCAGATGTTTTTGCAGCAAAAAAATCTTTAGATCTTGGAGCATTTGATTTAACAGCTGCAGGTGCATTTTGGGCATCAGCACCAATGGCAAGAACAGCTGGAGTAGCTTTAGGTTATTCAGCAGATTTTAATTTATCTGGTAAAGATGCTTTAAAAGGATTAGGAATAAATGCAGTATATGGTGCTCAAAGCGCTACAGAAACAGATTTATCAGAAACTGCAATGAGAGTATTTGTAGATTATTCAAAAGATTTTGAAGCTGGAATTGCGACATTATCTCCATATGTATCCTTTACTTATCAAAAAGGATTAGATAAATTAGCATTAGTAAACCAAGCATGGTCAGGAGATGCTTCAAATGTTTATGCTTCTTTAAATACTGCTTTAGACTTTGGTTTATCATTAGGTGTAGAAGGAACATACTATTTATCATCAGCCTCAACACCTGAATATTCAGCATATGTGAGTTATGCACATAAATTTGCTGATTTAGCAAATATTGAAATGTTAAAAGTAACAAGAGCTTGGGATACAACTGATGTTGCAACAAATGTGTTAAGATTCTCTGCTAAATTATCTGGTTCTCAAACATTCGATACAGTGACTGCAGGATATAGCTTATTTGCAAGAGTTCCAAACTTATTGGATAACCCAAGTAAAACATTCTGGTTATATGCAAATCCATATGTAACACTAAAACCTGTAGATAAAGTATCTGTATCAGCTAATTTATATGCTTATATAAATGCTTCTGATTCTACTGCTGATAAAAAAGATGATTTTGGTTATTCAGTAAATGTTGCTTACAATCCAAATTCTGTTATTGAATTAGGAGCTCATTTAGGTAATGAAGTAGCTGGGTATTCTTATGATGATGATTTTGGTGATTTCTATTATTACACAGGTAATGCATCCGGATTAGGTGGATACCACTGGTATGCATACGTAACAGGTACAGTAGAATTTTAATAGATAATAATATTATCAATCCCGGCAATTGCCGGGATTTTTTTAGCGGTATTATTTAATTATCACGGAGGTTTTAAAATGAAAAAAGGAGTTTTTTTATTAATATTCTTTTTTGTTTTCTTCATTTTCTCTTTTGGAATAGATTTTGACATTGATTATTGGTATATTGATTATAAGCTATTATTAGATGAAAACGGAATCGATATAAAAGATAATCTGGATATTTCGTATAAAATTTCTTTTAGTGATTACTTATTTTCAAAAAAATGGGAGTTATCTTTTGAAAATTATAATGGTTTTCCAGAATTTGATGAACTAAAAATTCATTTTAATGATGAATATTCTTTTTTATTTAAATCAAATTATTTTGGAATCAACTATAAAGATAAAATTACCTTATATTATAAAGACTTATCAGATAATTATGTTGTATCCGAAGATAAATCAAGCAAAAATATTTCTTTTAATTTAGAAAATTTATTAAATAATTCAGAATATGGTTTTTTAATAGAAAAATATAAATATAAAAATTTTAGAATTGATTATCTTAATATATATGCAAAAAACAATACAAATACTTATTCGAAAGATATTTATTATTTAAATTCAACAACAAAAAACAATGAAATAGAAAGGTTAAATCAATTAAAATCAACATTAGAATATTTAAAAAATAAATATATCAGTGAATTTTACATTTCTGAACAGGGAACCGATGTTTCTTCAAATTCAACAATTATTGCAATAAACAACTCTATTGAAGAAATTGATGATCAAATTGAAAGTTTAAATTCTTATTCTCAAAAGGAGAATATAGATACTACATATATTGAAAATGGAATATATTCATACTTAAAATATAATGGCTTTTATTTTAC encodes the following:
- the disA gene encoding DNA integrity scanning diadenylate cyclase DisA, which codes for MKEIFIEVLNLLAPGKKLRNGIDLIISANLGALIFLTDNAEEHMNNGLIQLGFVIDVDFEPERLYELAKMDGAIVLNKDATRILYANVQLNPSSDIPSFQTGMRHRTAERMAKQTNEVLIAVSKRRNQVSLYKGNFSRVLYPETIIFPRLNQEISVAQRYRQTFFDLLSEINISEMENRVILYNVVDAISKGFMTLKVAEKAEKYLLELGEAAESSRLEINEINRITPKYLGALIMDYSKNLLDFQYPQEALTLFDGFDTEDFLNMKLISEKLGYEIETENDLEEYFVSPRGFRLLYSTRIPSIIVRNVVETFKNLDTLMKANIDELINVPGIGKKRAERISRAIRRKNEFSEKISSEAGENK
- a CDS encoding ABC transporter ATP-binding protein, which produces MNGAKAIEMKGVTRNFGDVIALNNIDFEVDEGKIVGLLGPNGAGKSTLMKIVSTLILPSSGEVKSFGYDVVKEKNKVRNFISLVSDYTVLEDELTPYENLILFGKISNVKGDLKKRALNLLEDFGLTQYKNRLTKNLSSGNKQKLNIARSLIKDPKLLLLDEPTIAIDVETSRFIREYILDQNLKNNKTILISSHYMWEVEQIASEIAILVDGKIIIQDKMINIMKKFEDELSIFEVELESSDYFSKIEELKNNENISGVKVISSTTVIIETPIKNIEFSKLLKDNNIKCTYRNMKLSLEDVYSYVIKGRF
- a CDS encoding pseudouridine synthase; translated protein: MDRLDKFLVNAKVGSRSEVKKLIKKGLIKVNGEIIKKFDYKVSNEDIIEYNNEVVEGSRLVYIMINKPIGYLSSTYDSRDKYVLQLIDHKFKDELSIAGRLDKDAHGLLFLTNDGGLVHKIISPNKNIFKTYEVKVEGDITKEKLKKLENGIDLKDFTTKPAIIEKVEDNIITIKISEGKYHQIKRMMKAVGLTVVDLKRIAIGNLCLGDLKEGEWIEIEKPNIFNNNSPE
- a CDS encoding prepilin peptidase, producing MMMKNLFSWIKEDIFIIINSLKLNKKILLPIILGVVLYGKINILILLMGMIAFIDFNTFYIPDIFNYSIILIGIINTNFINLTISIIILLILLPYSKKDKLGFGDIKLLFGLSLFYGYNIFYILIFSVILSLIFSKKEKVPLGYYLFWGVVIENIWFFNFNPFSFF
- the radA gene encoding DNA repair protein RadA codes for the protein MAKKNQNYFVCSDCGYESTKWFAKCPSCNEWNTAVEYTADISNDNTNINVEPSEILFLNDEIKEPIKIDTGFKELNEILKGGLVESAVYLLAGEPGIGKSTFLTQLSSNIAEKKSVIYVSGEESAEQVFQRFKRIGLKSNKKNIGLVFENSLEKLISLIEKLDNIPDILLIDSIQTIKSYNFSSYAGSVLQVKEVTRYLSEYCKKKGITLIIVGHVTKDGLIAGPKILEHMVDAVLQFELEKTSGLRMLRILKNRYGPTDEILMFEMTQKGLNPISEYTQYFLKDYKNASGNVLTIVKEGSKLIPIEIQALVSKPVYGNPRRVTSGAPLDRLLMIIAVLSKRLRLPIESKDIFLSTAGGFKISDTSSDLAIAYALLSSLFDISTSSSIIVFGEIGLDGNIRNIRDLEKRIEFANKLGIEKIVIPNFKVKYDNVISISNLNDLVKKFFA
- the smpB gene encoding SsrA-binding protein SmpB; the encoded protein is MKIINNNKQATYQYHILEKYEAGIELKGSEVKSLREGRVNLKDAFCKIEKGEIFLYNAHISQYKNASLFNHDPERPRRLLMHKYEILKLDQKVKEKGLTIIPLKMYFNEKGLAKVEIALVKGKKLYDKREDIAKRDMERRLRKSIKYDM
- a CDS encoding tetratricopeptide repeat protein; its protein translation is MKTIAIFDLNGEKIEINTLTVFPVILADVMYEGDLDLMIADLKSNEKLMVEANKIKKFSEYIPGILSNFVTKPFIFSEFIKYLNEFNLKPSDFNHSTLNELYDVILDYADHHNFDELKKIVKFMIEIDPNYTPAYEILGSVLIEEGNFDEGKKYLELAVKQDPWNVAALAELGETYFNLGEFEKAAEVWLKEVELMPENTVTYFMIADAYRQSGNLKNAARILEKFLHKYPKSILAKYELMEIYRKLERNIEAEELKEEISVSQPEYVSDLEIWSKIMFQNGKYDKVEKFITKFLNKNDNYEHFKLLLTVPLIKSGRSEEARQLIKELKDKYSWYYYGVKNILEEYLNDDEKSVFLD